CGTGTCGAGTTCGATAGCAGTCAGTTGCGCGTAGCGTTGCAGCAGCCAGTGGGTTAAGGCCCCAGTCCCTGGGCCAATTTCGACTACAGGATCGTTGGGGGTTGCTTGCAGCGCATCAACGATTTTCCGGGCGATGTTGGCATCCACCAGAAAATGCTGTCCCCAGCGCTTGCGGGGACGAAACGGCATGCTCATGGGGCCTTAACGCAGCGACTTTCGGCGGTTGCGAACGTAGTCTTCGAACAGGTACTCGCCAAGGCGATCTAGGCGGGCATAATAGGCACGTCCGCGGTTGGCCCGCGTGAGCTGCTGCACAAACTGTTGCAGGTAAGGGTCGCGTGCGACCATGAAGGTGGTGATTGTGATGCCTTCGCGGCGGCAGCACACAGCCTCGTCGAGCACCTTGTTCACAATGCGCCGATCCAGCCCAAAGGCATTGCGGTAGATGCGGCCGTTTTCGAAGTGGCAGCTAGGTTTGCCGTCGGTGATTAGGAAGATTTGTTTGTTACGGTTTTTACGGCGATGCAAGATTTGGCGTGCCCGTTGCAAGGCTGCCCGGGTGTTGGTGTAGTAGGGACCCACCTGCAGGTAGGGCAATTCTTTAAGAGACACTTCCCAGGCGTCGTTGCCAAAGGCTACAATGTCGAGCGTGTCTTTGGGATAGCGGGTGGTGATCAGTTCAGCCAGGGCCAGAGCGGTTTTACGGGCAGGTGTGATGCGGTCTTCGCCGTAGAGGACCATAGAGTGCGACAGGTCGATGAGGAGCACCGTGGCTACACTGGTGTGGTGGTCGGTTTCGTAGACCTGCAAGTCCTCCTCGTGCAGCGACCACTGGTCGATACCACTGCGGCGGAAGGCATTCGACAGCGTACCGGTAAGATCTAAAAGGTGTGGATCGTCGCCGAACTGCCAAGGACGGGTTTCCGGAAGGCGTTCATCGCCTTGGCCAGCGTAAGGCGTTTTATGCTGGCCAAGGCTACCCCGGCGTAGCTTGCGAAAGATTTCTTCCAAGGCGCTTTGGCGGAGCGTCTGTTCCATGGATGGTGTAAGCTGCAGCACACCGTTGTGGGTATCCTCTTGCAAATAGCCGCGACGCTTGAGCTCTTCAATAAAGTCGCCCAGCCCCATTGCTTCGTCTGTAAGACCATAGGTTTGGTCAAGCTGGCTGAGCCAGCGCAGGGCTTCAGCAGCGTCACCCGCAGTAAAGTAGAGGAGCTGCTTAAAGAGCTCAAACAGTCGGTCGAAGGTAGATTGAGCTTTGCCGTGGCGGATGGGATCCCACTGGAGGTAGCGTATCCACATAGCAGCTGCCGTCTATTATGGCGCAAGAGAACAAACGACCCGACTTGTGGAAGGTTCGGTGTGGTTGTTAGCCTCGAAACGGGCGTTGCAGGTAAGCGCGGGCGCGTTCTTGGGCATTGCCAAAGTCTTTCATTTGCAGAACTTCACGATAGCGTAAACGGGCAATGTCCCGGCGGCCTAAAGCGTCGTAGACCATCCCCTGGCGCAGGCGTCCCATGACTTTAAAGTAGGTATCTTCTTTGCGGCGGGCTGTTAGTGCTTCGAGTTGGAGCAAGTACGAAAGGGCCGTCTCGTAGCGGCGTTCCATCATGTAGGAAAGGGCAATAAAATAGAGGGCTTGTTCTGCTTGGGCTGCGTGGTAACCCCGCTGGCCTTTTTGGTAGCGTTCGAGCACTTTCTCGAACGTTTGGCGTCCTTGCGCCCAGCGGCCCCAGCGGATGTAGACGCGGCCTTCCAGGGCGTGGAAGTAGCCATTGTTGGGATAGTGCTCCCGGAGCCAGCGCACCTGCTCCAGCGTTCGGCTGTAGTCCTCTTCAAACAGGTAATAGATCATGGCCAAGAAGTAGACGGCCTCGGGCTGCAGGTAATAGCCTTGGCGGGCGGTTTCTTCGATTTGGCGCAAACCAGCCGCACGATTTCCTGAAGGGAAGAAGGACATCACCGGTTTGGTAAACGGATAGCGCTCTGGAATGACCGCGGCATAGTAATCGTAAAGAGCTTTGCCAAAGCGAAAGTCAGGGCTTTGCGGTCGCAGTCGTGCCAGCGCCATTACGGCATCAAGTGCGCGTTTCCCATCGAGCGCCGCGCGGAACCAGTCCCCTCGGTTGGAGCGCAGTCGCCCGCGAAAACCTAAGGCAGCACTCTTTAAAAACAGCGCATCTAGGTCTTGGGGATTGCGACGTAGCCTGCGGTCACACTGTGCAATCACGGCTTCCATCAGACCGTAGAAGGCCTTGTCCCGCGAGCGGTCCGAAAGGTCTTGCAGCATTTGCCACCACAGGTTGAGGCCGGTCAGAAAAGGACCAATAGGATGGTCCGGATAGCGTCGTGTAATGCGGGAAAAGTGCGTTTGTGCAGCCGCAAAGTCCAGGTCGTAGAGTCGTTCCAGACCGGCTCGGCCTTCCGTACGCACCAGGGGATCATCGAGCACCGAAGCGTCTGGCCCTGTCGTGCGCAAGGCAAAGCCGCAGGCGATCAATAGGATGATCCCAAAGCCCCATGCAGCATATGACTGAGGAGAGCGCATGCGGTCTTATCTGTTAAGCTTCTCACGTGCGGTCGAGCAGAAGTCTTGGAGCACTTACACAACGGCTGCACAGAAGTTGCCACGTTGCCCATACACCGCTGCATAGGCGCAGAGCGCGCTAAAAAGTAACCCTACTTAAAGCAGAAGCAGGGGAGTTGAATTTTCTGAAAATGTTTTTATTCTATGTCTTCATGACGAAGGGGGCCTTATGCCACGGCGTCGCGCACAAAAAAACCATTTCTGGCTGGATCCGGCTGGAATTGCGTTGCTCTATTTAGGAGCTAGTCTGCTGTGGATTTTCTTTTCGGATTCGCTGCTTTTGCGTGCTGGGCTGGATCCTGAAACGCTTACGCGATGGCAAAGCACAAAGGGGACTGCTTTTGTTACGGTTTCAGCACTGGTGCTCTACGTGCTAATGCGCGCAGGGCAGCAGCTTTTGCGAACGCAGGCGCAGCAGCTGGAGGCCTCGGAGGCGCAGTATCGGCTGCTATTTGAAAATAATCCGAGGCCCATGTGGATTTACGACCTTGAGACGCTGCGTTTTTTAGCCGTTAATCAGGCTGCGGTTGCGCTCTACGGCTACCGTGAGGAAGAATTTTTAGGCATGACAATTCTGGACATTCGTCCTGAAGAAGACCGTCCTCGGGTAGCGGCCAGTGCTTGGGCCCCTCGCGGACCGCTGAAGCATTCTGGTCCCTGGCGGCACTTGACTAAAGATGGCCGCATGCTGGAGGTAGAAATTGATTCGCACATGTTGACGTGGAAAGGACGGCGGGCCGTGCTGGTTCTGGTGCAGGACGTGACGGAGCGCAACCGGATAGCGCGAGAAAATGCCCGCTATCGGCAAGGACTGGAAATCCTTCTCGAGCTTAGCCGTCGGCTGCAGCAAGAGCTTATGGACTGCGATCGGTTGGCGCAGCAGCTGGTGCAAACAGTGCGTCAAGTTATCCCTTCAGCCGATGCGGCCTTGCTTTGGTTGCGGCGTGGAGGGAGGTTCGTCCTGGTAGCAAAAGCAGATGGTCCAGAGGCCTTACCTCTAGGCTACACGCTACCCGCCTCAGGGGAGCTACTGGAGCGTCTGCAAGCTGAAGAGGCTTTAGCCCCTGCTGAAGTTGCGCGCATAAGCGGAGGCTGCAGCGGTGCTGCAAGGTCTTCAGGCAGCCCTTGTGGCGCCCATTCGTTTGGAAGGTCGCCTAGAGGGCATCATCTGTGCAGACAGCTTCACGCGGGTCGACGCGTTTGCCCCCTACGAGCAGACGCTGCTTCGATCGCTGGCAGCTCAGGCAGCAGCAGCGTTGCAAAACGCGCGTCTGGTAAGCCAGCTGCGGGATCTATCGCGGCGACTTTTGTTGGCGCACGAAGAGGAACGCCGTCGCATTGCCCGCGAGCTGCACGATGAAGTAGGCGCCTTGTTGACTTCGGTGCAGCTCTGCTTAGGCATGGCCCAAGCCGCAACACCTCCGGAAGCGACAACGCTGGCCGAAAACCTGCGCGAAGCCCGCCAACTTATCGACCGCCTCAGCCAGGAGATTCGGCAGTTGACGCTTCAGCTGCGCCCGCCGCTTTTAGATGAACTGGGGCTAGCTGGAGCGCTGCGAGCTTATGCTGAACGCTTTGAGCGCCAAACCCGCATCGCCGTTCGCCTAGCGCTTGCCCTACCTGAGCGTACCAGCTTACCTGAACTGATTGAGCTTACCGCCTACCGTTTTGTGCAAGAGGCACTCACCAATGTAGCTCGTCATGCCCGTGTCGACCAAGTCGATGTAAAGGCTAGTCTTACAGAAAATCACTTGCATCTGGTCGTGCAAGACCAAGGCATCGGGTTCGATCCGGAGACGGTTACTGCTTCTGGGCGCTCTATGGGGCTGGTAGCTATGCGAGAACGCATTGAGCTTTTAGGTGGACGTCTAGAAATTGAAAGCCACCCGCAGCAAGGGACGCGTCTGGAAGCGTATCTTCCCTTGCCTGCTGAAACGAACCCTTTCGCTGAAGCCGAGCTCTTATCATGAACCGCTGGACCGCCCTCATTGTCGAAGACCACCCGATTGTCCGGCAAGGACTCCGCACACTACTCGAACTCCAGGGCATTCAGGTTGTGGCCGAGACAGGTGATGGTCTAGAGGCCCTTCGATTGCTTGAGCAGCACCAGCCGCATATGCTGGTGCTGGATCTATCGTTGCAAGGGCTTAGCGGCTTAGAAGTGCTGCGTCAAGCTCGACGACGCTGGCGCACGCTCCGCACGCTGGTGCTTTCGATGCACGACGATGATGCCTACGTGGTTGAAGCCCTGCGCAGTGGTGCCATGGCCTATGTGCTTAAGGGCAGTCCAACCGAAGAGCTGGTTCGTGCCCTAGAAGCATTGTGCCAAGGAAGGCGCTACCTGAGCGTTCCGCTTTCGGAGCGCTTGCTAGACCCAAGCGAAGGGGCTGCTGCACCGCAAGATCCATACGAGACGCTTACCGAGCGGGAACGTCAAGTGCTGCACCTCACGGCAGAAGGCTATACCAGCCGAGAGATTGCTGAACGCTTGTTTATCAGTCCACGTACCGTTGAAAAACACCGCGAAAACCTAATGAACAAACTCGACCTGCACAGCCAAGCCGAGCTGATCCACTATGCCGTGCAGCGAGGCTTGGTGCAGCCGCGCCGCAACTAATTGCGCAGGCGCTTTACGTAGCTTTACGTATTGGTCTTCTTAACCCAATCCGCGCATTTTGCACCATTCAGGGACCAGTTCTTTTGGGGCTATGGCCGACACCATTTCTGTGCTGCTCATCGACGACCAGCCCCTTTTTGTGCAGTATTTGTTGCGATTTTTGGCGACAGAGCCCCGCATCGATGTGGTCGGTGTTGCCCATCGGGCAGCAGAAGGGGTGGCCTTATGCCAGACCTTGCAACCTCAGGTTGTGTTGCTAGACCTTTCCATGCCGGGGCAAAGTGGACTGGATGTGCTGCCTGAGCTGCGCGCTGCTGCACCAAAGGCATTGATTATCGTGCTGACCTCTCACGATAGCGCTTGGTACCAAGAAGAAGCCCGCAGCCGGGGCGCTAATGCCTTTGTCTCCAAGAACGAAGTATCAGAGCACTTGCTGGAAGTTATCCTAGGACAGAATGCTCCAAATCCCAATGAAAAATCGGTATAAATATTTGGAATTCCAATAGAATAAAACAAAAGTACGTAATTCTACGAAAGATAAGTTTTTGCGCAACTCCGTTCTTGGGTCCGTAAGGATATGGGTTGTGTTTGGGGTTTAGATGGGCAAAAGGGGGAGGGAGCTTGATGATGGGAGCAGCATCGTGCCTTTCGGCGCAGACGGATTTTGGTGCTTTTCTTCAGCAAATAGGCGTTCTTTTTGAAGTCCCCTATGTCGTCTTCCGTGCGGGGGATAGCGTGCAGTGCTATGCTGCATCGGAAGCTCTTCCTGTCTCAACCGAAGGCCTAGAGGCTCAGGTGCGTGAGCATCGGGCGTTGCTTGTTTTAGGCCCTAAAGCGCTTACGTCCTGGAGGCCGCTACACTTTTATGCTGGCGTGCCTGCAGGCGACAAGGGCGTGCTGGCCGTTGCAGATGTCCAGCCGCGGCGGTTTGATCAGAAGGCGCGGCATCTTCTGGAGGCTTTGGGTGCGTTACTAGGCGTGTGGGAAAAACATGCGGGGCAAAAACAGCGCTACGCACGCTTGCTTCGGGGAAAGGCGCGCTTGTTGGAATACATAGCCACAGGCAAGCCGCTTCATGAGGTGCTGGATGCAATTGCGCGGTGGGTAGAGGCCGAAAGCAGTGGGGTGCTGGTGTCTATTGTGCTTGTCCGAGAAGGTAAACGCTATTGTGGCGCTGCGCCCAGTTTGCCACTGGCGTACGGCCAGGCTATCGATGCGCAAGCGACAGGTTCAAATGTCGGGTCCCGCGGTGCAGCGACGGACACGTGCGCCCCTGTTATGGGTGAAGAACTGACGGCTGATCCAGCCTGGGCGCTGGATCAGGAACTAGCCCATGGGCTGCGTGCTTGCTGGTCGATGCCTATTTTGGCGCCAGACCAGAGCGTTTTGGGCACGTTTACCCTTTACGGTTGCAAGCCAGGACCGCTGGAGCCCCAGGACCAGGAGCTTGCTGTCCTAGCAACGCGCTTGACGGCAATTGCACTGGAGCGAGAGCGGCAGCAGCAAGCCCTGCAAACCCGCGAGCACCAGCTCGAAGCTGTGTTGGAGCAGGCCGCTGATGCCATCATGCTGCTGGATCGTGAGCGGCACGTTTTGCTCTTTAACCGTGCTGCTGAGCGGCTTTTCGGCTACACGGCGCCCGCCATACTCGGAAAACCTATTGATGTGTTGCTTCCGGGGCTTGCCGAGGGGCTTGGGGCAGCTGCGACGCCTATGCAGACCGAGGCGGTCCGTAGCAGCGGAGAGCGCTTTCCGGTCGAGCTTTCGTGCACGGTCATTGGGCAGCCTTTCGAGATGTATTTGCTTATTGTGCGCGACTTGACCGATCGCTTACGCTATGAAGCAGAGCTGGTGCGTGCCCGTGAAGCAGCCGAAGCGATGAGTCGGCTGAAATCAGTGCTGCTCACGAACCTAAGTCATGAGATTCGCACCCCACTGACTACGGTGATAGGATTTGCGGATCTATTGGTCGAAGAGGCCAAGGCCGGCTCACCGTTTCAGGAGTTTGCACGACTGATTGCAGAAGGGGGGCGCCGTCTGCTGCATACGCTAAGCGAAGTGCTTGATTTGGCCCAGCTGGAAGCCCAAGAAATTGTCGTTCGTCCACATCAGTTGCGCCTGCTGCCCCACCTGCAGCCGCTTTTAGCGACCTATCGCGCACGTGCTAAGCAAAAAGGCCTCAAGCTGCGGCTACAGGGCACGCCACACTTGGAAGCCTGGGCCGATCCTGTCTTATTGGAGCGCGTTCTTGAGGAGTTGTTGGACAATGCGGTTAAGTTTACCACTGCCGGAAGCATTTCCGTTTCGGTGCAACAGGTAGGCAACCGGATAGCCCTGATTGTCGAAGACACCGGTATCGGAATGTCGGCCGAAACGCTACAGCGTGCATTCGACGAATTCTGGCAGGCCTCGAGCGGGATGAATCGGACCCATGAAGGATTGGGGTTGGGCCTAACCATTGCCCGACGGTTTGTAGGGCTTATGGGGGGCACGATTGAAGTCTGGAGTGCGCCAGGCAAGGGAACGCGATTTACCGTTTGGCTTCCAGCAAGGCCTGTCGTGACGGCAGGGCAAGTCGCTTAAACGTCTTTACTTGTGTCGAAGGGGTAGCGGGGCCGGGTTTTTTGTGAGCATGCGCATTTAAAGGGACAGGTGCACCTCTTGTGAAGATTGTGTTAAGTAGAGAAAATGGGGTGAAGGAAGGGCTTGCAAGAAAGTTGGGGTAGGCTTACTTTGATGCTATCGTTAAAGTAACCGTTAACTATATCGGATTTAGCCTACCGAAACCGCTTGTGCTTTAAAGTAAGCGGTTTTTGCCAGGGGCAATGCGGGTGAGGGCATAGTGTTTTGGCTTCTGGGCAAGCCTTTTGAGCAAAACCAAGGGTTAAGCATGGCGATAGGGCTGCTGCATAGGTTTAGGGGAAGTATTGTAGGGCTTATAGGGATTTTGCCGTGGGTTGCTTTGGCGCAGAATGTAGGTCGGATAGCGGGGAGCGTGACCGATGCGGCTACGGGCGATCCGCTACCTGGCGTAAACGTCACGGTTGTGGGTACGACGCTGGGGGCGGCTACGGATATTGAGGGTCAGTATTACATTCTCAACGTACCTCCTGGGCGCTATGCTGTTCGGGCAAGCATGATCGGCTATCAGCCGGTTGTGGTGGAGGATGTGGTGGTGCATGCCGATCGGACGACCCAGGTGAACTTTAGCCTTAGCGAGGCAGCTCTTGAGATTGGCGAAATCGTTGTTCAGGCCGTTCGTCCCGATGTCGAACGGGACAAGACAGCCACCAGTCATATTGTTCGTTTTGATGAAGTGCAAGCTGTGCCAGGCATGCGCAACATCAGCGATGTGCTGGCCTTAGCAGCTGATGTGATTGATGGACACTTCCGTGGTGGGCGGCAAGGGGAAGAGTATTACACATTGCAGGGCATGGGCATTGTAAACCCGCTGGACAATTCATCGGCTTTTATGCCCATCATGAGTGCGGTCGAAGAGGTTGAGGTGATCACCAGCGGATTTAGTGCCCAGTATGGGAATGCCCAGTCGGGTGTTGTGCGCATTTCTATGAAAGAAGGTAGTCGCACGCGCTGGACCAGTCGCTTAGAGACCCGCATGCGCGCCCCTGGCCGCAAGCACTTTGGCCCTAGCGTCTTCGACCCGAAAGCCAACGACTATTTGCGGCTGCTCTATTACAACGAGGGCAATATTTGGCTAACGGGTGACCCGGGATCAGATACGCCCCAGCCTTTCTACGGCGCAATGGCTTCAGGGCTAACAAGCTACTTTGCCGGCGACGTCCAAGCACAGCTGGCCATGGCACGCGCGCTTTATGAGCAAATGCGGCGGGACGTAAACCGGGACTACGGCAACGAGATCGACTATGCGGTGGAGCTAGCAAGCGGTGGGCCAATTAACGAGCGGATGCGCATGTTTATGGCCTTAGGCCTGACAAAACAGTGGCCGTTTCTGCCCACCGAAAGCCCCGACGTGGAGTACCAGGTCATGGGAAATGTGGTTACGGATGTCACCGAAAGCGCTACGTTCCGCCTTAGTGGAGGCCTGTCGCA
This portion of the Rhodothermus bifroesti genome encodes:
- a CDS encoding response regulator; protein product: MNRWTALIVEDHPIVRQGLRTLLELQGIQVVAETGDGLEALRLLEQHQPHMLVLDLSLQGLSGLEVLRQARRRWRTLRTLVLSMHDDDAYVVEALRSGAMAYVLKGSPTEELVRALEALCQGRRYLSVPLSERLLDPSEGAAAPQDPYETLTERERQVLHLTAEGYTSREIAERLFISPRTVEKHRENLMNKLDLHSQAELIHYAVQRGLVQPRRN
- a CDS encoding response regulator; protein product: MADTISVLLIDDQPLFVQYLLRFLATEPRIDVVGVAHRAAEGVALCQTLQPQVVLLDLSMPGQSGLDVLPELRAAAPKALIIVLTSHDSAWYQEEARSRGANAFVSKNEVSEHLLEVILGQNAPNPNEKSV
- a CDS encoding PAS domain-containing sensor histidine kinase, whose product is MMGAASCLSAQTDFGAFLQQIGVLFEVPYVVFRAGDSVQCYAASEALPVSTEGLEAQVREHRALLVLGPKALTSWRPLHFYAGVPAGDKGVLAVADVQPRRFDQKARHLLEALGALLGVWEKHAGQKQRYARLLRGKARLLEYIATGKPLHEVLDAIARWVEAESSGVLVSIVLVREGKRYCGAAPSLPLAYGQAIDAQATGSNVGSRGAATDTCAPVMGEELTADPAWALDQELAHGLRACWSMPILAPDQSVLGTFTLYGCKPGPLEPQDQELAVLATRLTAIALERERQQQALQTREHQLEAVLEQAADAIMLLDRERHVLLFNRAAERLFGYTAPAILGKPIDVLLPGLAEGLGAAATPMQTEAVRSSGERFPVELSCTVIGQPFEMYLLIVRDLTDRLRYEAELVRAREAAEAMSRLKSVLLTNLSHEIRTPLTTVIGFADLLVEEAKAGSPFQEFARLIAEGGRRLLHTLSEVLDLAQLEAQEIVVRPHQLRLLPHLQPLLATYRARAKQKGLKLRLQGTPHLEAWADPVLLERVLEELLDNAVKFTTAGSISVSVQQVGNRIALIVEDTGIGMSAETLQRAFDEFWQASSGMNRTHEGLGLGLTIARRFVGLMGGTIEVWSAPGKGTRFTVWLPARPVVTAGQVA
- a CDS encoding sensor histidine kinase, translating into MAHEEERRRIARELHDEVGALLTSVQLCLGMAQAATPPEATTLAENLREARQLIDRLSQEIRQLTLQLRPPLLDELGLAGALRAYAERFERQTRIAVRLALALPERTSLPELIELTAYRFVQEALTNVARHARVDQVDVKASLTENHLHLVVQDQGIGFDPETVTASGRSMGLVAMRERIELLGGRLEIESHPQQGTRLEAYLPLPAETNPFAEAELLS
- a CDS encoding vWA domain-containing protein translates to MWIRYLQWDPIRHGKAQSTFDRLFELFKQLLYFTAGDAAEALRWLSQLDQTYGLTDEAMGLGDFIEELKRRGYLQEDTHNGVLQLTPSMEQTLRQSALEEIFRKLRRGSLGQHKTPYAGQGDERLPETRPWQFGDDPHLLDLTGTLSNAFRRSGIDQWSLHEEDLQVYETDHHTSVATVLLIDLSHSMVLYGEDRITPARKTALALAELITTRYPKDTLDIVAFGNDAWEVSLKELPYLQVGPYYTNTRAALQRARQILHRRKNRNKQIFLITDGKPSCHFENGRIYRNAFGLDRRIVNKVLDEAVCCRREGITITTFMVARDPYLQQFVQQLTRANRGRAYYARLDRLGEYLFEDYVRNRRKSLR